The bacterium genome includes a window with the following:
- the cas1 gene encoding CRISPR-associated endonuclease Cas1: MHTRLHLHLLQARYWESPYAIETARALIERKNTNMTHLLTRYLSNRERMEMPQARVLRATISVTRAATASLLAAPSRRALMLHEAHAARAYWRSYGMLAGVRDDWRRVHPHASDHWNASLNIGYTILARTIQRTLRAHGLCAGIGVLHAPIEGHEALVYDFEELFRQPVVDSALLPQWSRMHGQPMKPDTVVVRIERRLQERTRYQKEWWRIIAVLDAEVAAYATALRQGMQYVPYQHSWAHWTHVPAQ, from the coding sequence ATGCACACTCGTCTCCATCTCCATCTTCTTCAGGCGCGCTACTGGGAGTCCCCGTATGCAATAGAAACCGCACGGGCACTCATCGAACGAAAAAATACAAATATGACGCATCTCCTCACCCGATATCTCTCCAACCGCGAACGTATGGAGATGCCACAGGCGCGAGTGCTCCGGGCGACTATCTCCGTCACTCGTGCGGCAACGGCATCGCTCCTCGCGGCACCGTCGCGTCGCGCGCTTATGCTTCACGAGGCGCATGCCGCACGCGCATATTGGCGATCGTATGGAATGCTTGCTGGCGTGCGGGACGATTGGCGACGTGTCCATCCTCATGCGTCCGATCACTGGAACGCCTCACTGAACATCGGATACACCATCCTCGCACGAACCATCCAACGCACGCTCCGCGCGCACGGACTCTGTGCGGGTATCGGTGTTCTCCACGCGCCAATTGAAGGACATGAGGCACTGGTGTACGATTTTGAAGAACTTTTCCGGCAGCCCGTCGTTGACAGCGCCTTGCTTCCCCAGTGGAGTCGAATGCACGGACAGCCGATGAAACCGGACACAGTGGTTGTACGTATTGAACGCCGATTGCAAGAACGAACCCGATACCAGAAAGAGTGGTGGCGGATCATTGCGGTGCTCGATGCGGAAGTTGCCGCATACGCAACTGCGCTCCGACAGGGTATGCAGTACGTCCCGTATCAACACTCATGGGCACACTGGACGCATGTGCCCGCACAATGA
- a CDS encoding type II toxin-antitoxin system death-on-curing family toxin, with product MRAKPITVVEVEHIAFALAQRVMTWDEPFPAFQTRTPHALERCLAAPFAGHKGGQFYHGIAEKAAILFYLLIKNHPFLNGNKRIAVTSLFVFLSTNGKWVNADPKHLYAFAKWVAESDPKHKDQTVAAIEKYIKEHMVQQ from the coding sequence ATGCGCGCGAAGCCGATCACCGTCGTTGAGGTGGAGCATATTGCATTCGCGTTGGCGCAGCGCGTCATGACGTGGGATGAGCCGTTTCCCGCATTTCAAACCAGGACACCACACGCATTGGAGCGATGTCTCGCGGCGCCGTTTGCGGGGCACAAAGGCGGCCAGTTCTACCATGGGATTGCAGAAAAAGCAGCGATCCTTTTTTACCTCCTCATCAAAAATCATCCGTTCCTCAATGGCAATAAACGTATCGCGGTCACTTCGCTGTTCGTGTTTCTCTCGACGAACGGCAAGTGGGTTAATGCCGATCCGAAGCATCTCTACGCATTCGCCAAGTGGGTTGCCGAGAGTGATCCAAAGCACAAGGATCAAACGGTCGCCGCGATCGAGAAGTACATCAAGGAGCACATGGTGCAGCAGTAG
- a CDS encoding excisionase family DNA-binding protein — protein sequence MYMHEKPYITTTELAALLGVSRIAVFKKIQKGQIRAEKVGRAYRIARSNVPEILGASLTIQRRKQIDAAVQRVVREYGETLDLLARE from the coding sequence ATGTACATGCATGAGAAGCCCTACATCACCACCACCGAACTTGCCGCGCTGCTCGGCGTCAGCCGCATTGCGGTATTCAAGAAGATTCAGAAGGGACAGATTCGTGCCGAGAAGGTGGGGCGAGCGTACCGCATTGCGAGGAGCAACGTGCCGGAAATCCTCGGTGCATCGCTGACCATCCAGCGAAGGAAACAGATTGATGCAGCGGTACAGCGCGTTGTCCGCGAATACGGCGAGACGTTGGATCTCCTCGCCCGAGAATGA
- a CDS encoding helix-turn-helix domain-containing protein: MASSHTADERELLHALTAFGFDEKEARVYLAGLTLGATSVLELSRRTRLPRTTLYPILEDLRRRGHFKLGKSKRGSVYTAEDPKELDARFRTRARLFADTLPKLEALRGTVHEQAGVTLFEGSDGFRQLWQRIFNSGVTEYRNLTAGVGFTEFVHEQYLVERIVAERVRRGIRSKHLIKDSRTARKIIEQDAAQLRESRLLPSGIDLPASTIIFGNEVVFITTRKENTMTLLSSPESAATLTTMFDLLWEAAERS, from the coding sequence ATGGCATCCTCCCACACCGCAGACGAACGCGAACTCCTCCACGCGCTCACGGCATTTGGATTCGATGAGAAGGAGGCGCGGGTGTACTTGGCGGGGCTCACGCTCGGCGCAACATCAGTGCTCGAGCTCTCGCGCCGCACGCGGCTGCCACGCACGACGCTCTATCCCATCCTGGAGGACCTTCGCCGGCGCGGGCACTTCAAGCTCGGCAAGAGCAAGCGCGGGAGCGTGTACACCGCAGAGGACCCCAAGGAGCTCGATGCGCGATTCCGCACGCGGGCACGCCTGTTCGCGGACACGCTCCCCAAGCTCGAGGCGCTGCGTGGCACCGTACATGAACAGGCCGGTGTCACCCTCTTTGAGGGATCGGACGGTTTCCGCCAGCTCTGGCAGCGCATCTTCAACTCCGGTGTCACGGAGTACCGCAACCTCACCGCCGGCGTGGGGTTCACCGAGTTCGTCCACGAGCAGTACCTCGTGGAGCGCATCGTCGCCGAGCGCGTGCGCCGCGGCATCCGTTCCAAGCATCTCATCAAGGACTCCCGAACCGCACGGAAGATCATCGAGCAGGACGCCGCCCAGCTCCGCGAGTCGCGCCTCCTCCCGTCCGGCATTGATCTCCCCGCATCCACCATCATCTTCGGCAACGAAGTCGTCTTCATCACCACCCGCAAAGAGAACACCATGACCCTCCTCTCCAGCCCCGAGAGCGCCGCCACGCTCACAACCATGTTCGATCTACTATGGGAGGCGGCGGAGCGTTCGTAA
- a CDS encoding peptidoglycan bridge formation glycyltransferase FemA/FemB family protein: MDDLLQSAGWEQFQQALGHRTHRVDGVLAIELPLPLGQRYLYSPRGGEATSRQLQAASACARKTGAMFWRGECSTPLATRNSQLVTPAVLRRQVEPQHTWRVNLEPSLDAVLAGMHEKHRYNVRLAEKRGVVVRTVSLVPSSRAERSAVERSRQADGAADAGRDFSARGLGRNDDGRGGLGRNDDGGGGLGRNDAAGDFDIFWSLLRDTAARQRIQTHPRAYYETMLATLPDTSLFLAEREGVPLMGAIIAYHGDTATYLHGGSSYEHRAHMAPHLLHWIAMSHAKEAGMRWYDFGGVVPPERSGNLQVSTDGSSDTSRHQEDGGLKTSATPSSWSGMTRFKQGFGGEMVTHPPMYDMVFRSGWYTGMALLARLRP, encoded by the coding sequence ATGGACGACCTCTTGCAATCAGCGGGATGGGAGCAATTCCAGCAAGCACTCGGACACCGCACGCATCGCGTTGACGGTGTTTTGGCGATCGAGCTGCCGCTGCCGCTTGGGCAACGCTACCTCTACTCGCCGCGAGGCGGCGAAGCTACAAGCCGACAGCTGCAAGCTGCAAGCGCATGCGCACGGAAAACGGGAGCGATGTTCTGGCGCGGAGAGTGCTCCACACCACTCGCAACGCGCAACTCGCAACTCGTCACCCCCGCCGTCCTCCGCCGTCAGGTCGAGCCCCAGCATACCTGGCGGGTGAACCTCGAGCCGTCACTCGATGCGGTGCTCGCGGGGATGCATGAGAAACATCGGTACAACGTACGCCTCGCGGAAAAACGAGGGGTGGTGGTGAGAACGGTTTCTCTCGTTCCGTCATCTCGAGCGGAGCGGAGCGCAGTCGAGAGATCTCGTCAAGCAGATGGGGCTGCAGACGCTGGACGAGATTTCTCCGCTCGCGGACTCGGTCGAAATGACGATGGAAGAGGCGGACTCGGTCGAAATGACGATGGAGGAGGCGGACTCGGTCGAAATGACGCGGCGGGGGACTTCGATATCTTCTGGTCCCTCCTCCGAGACACCGCTGCACGGCAACGGATACAGACGCATCCGCGTGCGTACTACGAGACGATGCTCGCGACGCTTCCGGATACGTCGCTCTTCCTTGCCGAGCGTGAGGGCGTTCCGCTCATGGGCGCGATCATCGCATACCACGGCGACACCGCAACGTATCTCCACGGCGGGTCCTCGTACGAACACCGCGCGCACATGGCACCGCACCTCCTCCACTGGATCGCGATGTCCCACGCGAAGGAGGCAGGCATGCGCTGGTATGATTTCGGTGGTGTCGTCCCACCCGAGCGTAGCGGAAACCTTCAGGTTTCCACGGACGGGTCATCGGATACATCACGCCATCAGGAAGATGGAGGTCTGAAGACCTCCGCTACGCCGTCCTCCTGGTCCGGTATGACCCGATTCAAGCAGGGGTTTGGCGGAGAGATGGTGACGCATCCGCCGATGTATGATATGGTGTTCCGAAGTGGTTGGTATACTGGAATGGCACTCCTCGCGCGTTTGCGCCCATAG
- the ruvA gene encoding Holliday junction branch migration protein RuvA: MLAFLRGTIQAKLADSVIVELHDVGYRVLVPAPVRERMRVGDRVELYTHEVVREDRRELFGCTTQDALQLFLQLISVSGVGPKSALGILSLGEPQDIRDAIAREDVVYLSKVVGIGRKTAERVVIDLRGKMTVSSDALAGVSATGTNGDVVSALEKLGYKAKEVRDIIRRIPHDGTPEERLKAALQELGRG, encoded by the coding sequence ATGCTCGCCTTCCTCCGCGGAACCATCCAGGCGAAGCTCGCCGACAGCGTCATCGTGGAGCTCCACGATGTGGGGTACCGCGTGCTCGTGCCCGCTCCGGTGCGCGAGCGTATGCGGGTGGGGGATCGCGTTGAACTCTACACGCATGAGGTCGTGCGCGAGGATCGGCGCGAGCTCTTCGGGTGCACCACGCAGGACGCGCTCCAGCTCTTCCTCCAGCTCATCTCCGTCTCGGGTGTGGGGCCAAAGAGCGCGCTCGGCATCCTCTCGCTCGGCGAGCCGCAGGACATCCGCGACGCCATCGCGCGCGAAGATGTCGTGTACCTCTCCAAGGTGGTCGGCATTGGCCGCAAGACCGCGGAGCGCGTCGTCATTGATCTCCGAGGGAAGATGACCGTGTCCAGCGACGCACTGGCCGGGGTGTCTGCGACCGGAACGAACGGCGATGTCGTCAGCGCGCTCGAGAAGCTCGGGTACAAGGCGAAGGAAGTCCGCGACATCATCCGCAGAATCCCGCACGACGGCACACCCGAGGAGCGACTCAAGGCCGCGCTCCAGGAGCTCGGGAGGGGATAG
- a CDS encoding leucyl aminopeptidase → MQYTTTLDAPLFEKVEAVIVPLSESECARLPAAYKPLDRALDGQLAAALAAGDFKGEEHTTCNLYTAGKIPASRVLLIGTGKGKDVSIIEWQHIVGTAARTLQATRVTRYALVLPAAYLKRVKPHELGALTAKGVLVSTYHFAEYKSDPAAKLPEPTQMIVGPLTAAADKQFVKGIEEGTIVGESMNWMRRFGDMPSSDATPTYLAKEAQSIAKSDKRFTVKIIEKAEMEKLGMGALLGVARGAETPPKCIVIEWRGDAHAKDTWRALVGKGITFDTGGISIKPSAAMDEMRYDMCGGGAVLGAMRAIGMLGLKANIVGIIPATDNMPGGRAQKPGDIVKTMRGKTIEVLNTDAEGRLVLADGLGYAQQYEPKAIVDLATLTGACVVALGHHYAAHFANNSALEKQVQEAVDRSGDRSWHMPLGDAYTREVKSDVADWQNLGKMDRAGGSITAAAFLEQFAEGRPWVHLDIAGTAWDTQPKPWRGKGATGFGVHLLVELAKKWSK, encoded by the coding sequence ATGCAGTACACTACAACGCTCGACGCGCCGCTCTTCGAGAAGGTGGAGGCGGTGATCGTCCCGCTCTCCGAGTCGGAGTGCGCACGGCTTCCGGCTGCGTACAAACCACTCGACCGCGCGCTCGACGGTCAGCTCGCCGCCGCGCTCGCTGCGGGCGACTTCAAGGGCGAGGAGCACACGACGTGCAACCTCTACACCGCCGGTAAGATTCCCGCGAGCCGCGTGCTCCTCATCGGCACCGGCAAGGGGAAGGATGTCTCCATCATCGAATGGCAGCACATCGTGGGCACTGCAGCGCGCACGCTCCAGGCGACGCGCGTGACGCGCTACGCGCTCGTGCTCCCCGCGGCGTACCTCAAGAGAGTCAAACCCCACGAGCTTGGCGCGCTTACCGCGAAGGGTGTGCTCGTCTCCACATACCACTTCGCGGAGTACAAGTCCGATCCGGCGGCGAAACTTCCGGAGCCCACGCAGATGATCGTCGGCCCGCTCACCGCGGCTGCAGACAAGCAGTTCGTGAAGGGTATCGAGGAAGGCACCATCGTTGGCGAGTCCATGAACTGGATGCGGCGGTTTGGCGATATGCCGTCGTCCGATGCAACGCCGACGTACCTCGCAAAAGAGGCGCAGAGCATTGCGAAGTCAGACAAGCGGTTCACCGTGAAAATCATCGAGAAGGCCGAGATGGAAAAGCTCGGCATGGGCGCACTCCTCGGCGTGGCGCGTGGCGCGGAAACGCCGCCGAAGTGCATCGTCATCGAGTGGCGCGGCGATGCCCACGCGAAGGACACGTGGCGTGCGTTGGTCGGCAAGGGCATCACGTTCGACACCGGTGGTATCTCCATCAAGCCGTCTGCCGCGATGGACGAGATGCGCTACGACATGTGCGGCGGTGGCGCGGTGCTCGGTGCGATGCGCGCGATCGGTATGCTCGGACTCAAGGCGAATATCGTGGGCATCATTCCCGCAACGGACAACATGCCCGGTGGCCGCGCGCAGAAGCCGGGTGATATCGTGAAGACCATGCGCGGGAAGACCATCGAAGTCCTCAACACCGATGCCGAGGGTCGCCTCGTGCTCGCCGATGGTCTCGGCTACGCGCAGCAGTACGAGCCCAAGGCCATCGTGGATCTCGCCACGCTCACCGGTGCGTGCGTCGTCGCGCTCGGTCACCACTACGCCGCGCACTTCGCGAACAACAGCGCACTCGAGAAGCAGGTGCAGGAGGCCGTGGATCGCTCCGGCGACCGCTCCTGGCACATGCCGCTCGGCGATGCCTACACGCGCGAGGTGAAGAGCGACGTCGCGGACTGGCAGAACCTCGGCAAGATGGATCGCGCCGGCGGCTCCATCACCGCCGCAGCGTTCCTCGAGCAGTTCGCGGAAGGCCGCCCCTGGGTACACCTCGACATCGCCGGCACCGCCTGGGACACCCAGCCCAAGCCCTGGCGCGGCAAAGGTGCCACCGGTTTCGGTGTCCACCTGCTCGTGGAGCTCGCAAAGAAGTGGAGTAAGTAG